The following nucleotide sequence is from Corylus avellana chromosome ca7, CavTom2PMs-1.0.
ACTTCGTCGAACACTTGCGGAAGAACTTTATTTCCAAAGCTGTTTTTTTGTTGGACGAAGACAACAAATCTGCCGTGGTGGTAGTAATCTACGGAACCCCATCAAAGCTTGCGTTTTGTAACGATGTCGACAACACTTGGAGCGACCTCGGTGGCACTGGCACGCGTGGAGAAGAGTATTCTGATATCATCTGCTACAACAATCTGCTTTATGCTTTGACAGACTCTGGCTCCGTCCAAGTGTGGGATTTTCGCAGCGGCACTCCCAAACAAATCATGAATTTCAGGCCTTCTGGGCGGTCAACTGTAAACGTCGACATGGAAAACTTCCCACGAGACAAGTTTTCGAATCGGTTTTACTTGGTGGAATCGTCGGGAGATCTTCTGCTTGTGAATCGGGTTTTCGGCAACTTTGTTAACTCAGAGGGTGTAGCGATTGATGAGGCCGGGCTTCTTGATACAGAGGATACTCATCCTCTGGTTTGTCCGTACAGAACAAAGCAATTCCACGTCTATAAATTAGACGGCATTCGCAACACATGGGAGAAGGTGGAGTCTTTACCCGACCGAGCAATGTTTTTGGGCGGAAATCATTCTCTGTCGCTGTCTACTTGGGATCTTCATGAGGGTTGTGAATCCAATACCATCTACTTCACCGATGATAATTGGGATCAGATGAATGAGGATTACTTGTATGGCGGGCATGATCTGGGCCAATTCAACTTGGCATCAGGAAATTTACAAACAGGCGTTCAGTGCTGCTGCCTCTACTCTGAGAGGATGGATCCGCCACCCTTTTGGATTATTCCATGACAAAACAATGCTCGgcccctttttttaattttctattttctgtagATAGTCTTTGGTGCATGGGAACTgtagttttcttttgtaattctTCCTCGCAGTTTCTGTTGTACTGACTTTTTGATCCATTCAAGCAGTCAATGAATGCTCTGTATTGAGTTTACtgaaattgaatttgaagaatGCAAATTATTGGTTGCCATATCAAGATATAGTAAATATAAGACTTACAAACGAAGAAAAATATGGTAAAATAGGGAAGTGGCATGCAagcaattaaaacaaaattgcagATGGTTTCAATTACACTGCATTACTTCAAGAAGATTGACAACTTATTCTAAACTACATAAATTGCAGAAGTGGTTTCCTGAGTGTAGAGTGCTTAGCTTGTTCAGAAGGCAGAGAGAAGGGATTAACAATAAATGAAACAATAgccttattttttctttcattttagagTACGAAATTCAGTCTAGCAATTCACCATTGTCATGGTGTTCTCCTCCATTCACAAGTGGTGCTATTGATGCTGCCGATGCTTTTGAATTACTGCTGGGCTTCGATGCTTTTGGATCATAGGGCTTGGTCTTTAGTTTGAAAGCAAACTTTTTCAAGATTGCGTTCCAACCCCCCTTTGTTTTCACCAGCTTCTCGATCTCTTGTTTCATGCCGAAGCATTCTTTCTCAAGCTCAGAAACGCGTTCCCTCATGTCATCAACTGCTACAAGTTGGTTTCCTGTGGCGCCTGCTTGGGCAGAGACATTGTTTCTGGCCAGAGCAAGATTCCCACTGGGATTTTGTGAGTTCTCAAGGTTGTCGGAGACAAAGACCCAACCAGCAACAGAGGTGCGGAGCCGAAGTTGTTCAAAGAATAATACTTGGACAATGACACGAAGTGGCAACCTCTCGTTCTGGGCTGCATGGGTGCTGGCTTCCAAGGAGAGCTTCTGGCAGTTCATGAGCCTGCAGATTTGTTCCCTTTCAGAGTCTGTTAGCCAGGGATGAGCCTGAAAGATAAGAAAGACAAGAAGTTATCTGGAGCGTAATATTGGAAAGCGAACTACCTCTTGTAGAATTCAGAGTGATTGTCTTGagtgatttaaaattttttttggagcaTAGCAATGTATTAGTTCCATCGTGAAAGCAAGTATCATTTCCACTTTAAGTAAAAGAAATTGCTTGCAACGGAAGTTTAATGCCCAAGCACCATATTTCATTGCTGCTTCTCTAAACCAAAAGCAAAACGgtaacagaaaaaaataataaagaagtcAATCTTATGGCAGTTAAAAAAGATGATTCTCTTTGCTtagaaccaaaaaagaaaaagaaaaaggatgcTTCTCCTTTTAAGACAATTCCAAAAATATACTAGAATTGAGTGTTTATCATGGTATGAATAAATCTCAAAACAAGCACTCTaaaatgaataatttcaaacttgtgagcagattgaagaagaaaaaagcgaCAGGTAAAACCATTCATATGGCAATAATGCTCCATTGTTAAACTAAGTAATCAGAAAACATGTAATCTTCAAACAAGATGCCCAGAATCAAATCATTTTTGCAAGTAAATCATCAATGAGAGGAAGCACATTTGAAAATTCGTTTGTACCTTGAGGAATATATCAATTGCACGGTAAATTCCATCATCTAATGGCCTGGCATAATCTGGGATAACAGCGGCAAGAGACTGAAATTTCGGTGACTTCAAGTTAACATCAGGTGCCACCTCGGCTAGATAACCATCCACCAGATTAGCCACCATTGTCATGGGGGTTAGTGAATGGCAACCTCCCATCAACTGCCCCTCATACACTATAGAATTAGAAGTAGAATCAACAGAATCATGATCCGCGAGCATGAAGTGATCAAGAATCCGCTGAATGCAGTCAATATCATAAAGGGTCTCCACTGAGTACCCCATGTTTGGTATCAGAAGATCTTCAAGAGCTGCTTGATCCAACTGAGCACCAACCCTTTTCTCTAAATTCTCAAGACATGATGGGCTAGCATGTAAAATCATTGCTGTTCGCAAAAGCCTAAGCAGGTAGTTGGTTGGTGTCACACCCTTTTGGTTGGGTAGTAACTCCTCTATTTCTTCAAGGAGACTCCTTTGATCTACATCAGATAGGGCAGAAATAGTTGATCCTGGGGCAACAGAGTTTCCAGTCTGAAAGCTTGATTGCCTACCCAACAAGGGGAGATGCCTCTTTGCGTAGTAGACAACAGACCCGGAAATTCTCTCTGGCTTCATGCCTCTTGATCCAACAGCCAAAATCAGTCTTTTATACAGAGGCAATCTCAGAAAGGACACATCTTCATACCACCAATCTTCACTGACAGTATGTGGCTTAGCTGTTGTGCATATTCCATTCCAAATTACAGATCCATCTGGGCCTTCCAGAGCGCTGCGTCCTGACATGGGCCAACTAAACAAACTTGGATCTGCACAAGCTTTCACTGCCAAAGAATTAATGCAtcttgaaacaatatgaacttCCTCTGCATGTGGGAGAACCTCCTCACAGGTCTCAAGAGCTTTAATCGAGTCCGTCCAGTaaccaaaaatttcatttaGAAAACTTTCTGTTTGGGCGATGAGATTTCCCTCTCCATAGTCTTCAGTCATCTCAAGATACTCAGCTGCACACCTAAGATTGACTACATTGAGTGCAGTGAGCTCTATTCTAACACCATAACAGAACTTGGCTACAAGCAGAAAGGTTTTGGCTCCTCCAGGGATGTCATGGAGCTGCAAAACACACTTCTCATCCTCGCCAGAAAGCTCTCCAATAACGTTTTCTAATACTCCACTTCTGGACAGCAAGGGGAACTGCCGGACATGCCAAGAAGGGAGAAAATGCAGTTTGATGggtaaaaaagaaataacagCTGAAGTCAAGAAATATCCCAGAACACCAAAGATATGCAAACAAGTCAATGTCTACTAAAGACTTAACAAGCAAGGCCAGTTTTTTTACTTCCCAAAAGGCAAGACTATAAAACAAGGCAATGATATCACcattgaataaataataataataataaacaaaagaagGTAAATAACAAGACATAGAGCTGCATGATCATAAAATTTCATACATTCCCAATTACAAGTCTAAAAGAGAAGTCCCATTATTAAGCTCCCATTCAATGCACGTTATTTTATCACAAATAGTATACTTGCCAAAATTTCCTCAGAGCTCTGTCTCTTTGCCTCTCTCTCTGAGTAatgcaaaatttgaaattaaaaatattgaacattTAAACGCAAACAAGATTAAATCTCAGATTATGAGAACCGGCTACGTTTATTTGTTTCTAGCTGTCCatctcattaaatttttttattatgacgAAGAAAACCCCAAGGAAGGGCCACTTCGTGTACCCATcccaaaaagataaactccaaaCCCATGTAACACACCCCCACTACACCGATCGGTTAAATCTGATTTTTGCCATAGTGTGGCctcaaagaattgtttgcacccaagggaATTCAACCTTAGACCTGATGGTTATGCCACCAAAGTCAAAGGCCATCACCACTTGAGCTGTACATCTCATACATGGGGAACCTCAAGGCACAAAACATGCTGCCAAAGGGATCAGAGACTTAAGGTTGCACATTAAGGTGCTTCTTCAAGCCTCATCTCGGTGTAAGTTTTAATGCAAGCCTTGCATGCCTCTTAAACCATGGTTGTCAAGATACATGTATATCgtaaataatatcaaatcaaGGCTTGCccgggaaaaagaaaaaaaagaaaaagaaaaggcagagTAAAGAATTAGCCAAGTAAAATATACCTTGTGGAGATGGAAGGTCCTCTCTCCAACTTCAATGATGACGTCGGTAGGAAGCCCAGTTGAGCAAATCCTGCAAGAGAGCATTTGGCTTAAGAGAAATCTAGCAGAGGAAACAAAATAGCACTCAAAGAGATGTAGTCAGCACAACAGTGGTTGCAAAATCAGCTTTAAATAACAATTCAGAACCAGGAACCATGCTTGTAAGATAATAGCAAGGTGAGTGTAGATTCAGATGACATGCAGACAATAATGAAATCGGCAAATGTTCTTTTATCCATTTTCCTTCTAGTCATAGCAGGAATTACTGTAGGACCATTGCAAGGCAAGTGTAGATTTAGTTGACATACAAACATACCAGTGATTTCTTTAATCAACTTTTCGTTCTAGTCATTGCAGGAAGCATTACAAAcacatttcttttatttattcgAAGGAATTCTTTTAGCAATTTCATCTCACTTTCTCCTCTTAAATCTGTTTTTAACACTAAATGCTACGACTAGACTAATCCTCTCCCGATATTGACATTTTAATTTACCAAATCTAGTTTAAGCCGAAGCAGTGCCACATTCCAATTATTTGAGGTTAAAAGAACTTGGATTTCATTATATAACTTCAAAACCCACCCACTACGAATAAATCCATGAAGTTCAATATAAGCACAGCAATTTAAACTTCTCTCCACCAACCCAATGATCTCCCTTTCAGCCTTACTCATCCTTTCAAACCCTTACACTCATAGAAACACATCACTTCTCACGCATTCATCACTTGTGCTAGCCCTCTTCCATACAGGTAATCACCCAATTATCCTGAATATTAGAAATCGAATATTTCATGTTATTGGTTAATCAATAAAAGCGAATTATCTCTTCcctgtataattttttttgttatgtagcATTACAGCATTCACATTATTGGATGCATCCAACCAATCCCAAAAGTTTTGAGTTCATAgtgcaaaacaaaaagaacccATCACGTAACATCCAATCTTATCACAAACCCAGATTGTAGAATTTCCATTTAAACAAATTACAATCACCTTTGTAAAACAAATTGCAATTATAAGATCATAAAtggaaaaacaacaatacatgTAACATATTGATAGTAGGCTAGGGAAGAAATGACTGACCAGGTTTGGCCATCAAGGTGAAAGACTTCAGATTTGGACCCCACCTTCATGCACGCCATGTGTCACTCAATAGAGTTAGCTACGTCGAAAAGAGTTGCAGTACTATAACAAAGAAAATCGGTGAATAACAATGGCAATAGTGATGAAATGGGTAGTGAACTGAAACGGCTTTTTCTCACCCTATACCTTCCTCTGTGGAATCTTTCAGCTTTCTGGGTATATGGAGAGAGAGCGAGAGTGCGTAAATTGTCCCGAGTCTAAAGGGGAAAATCTAGGAGAAAAATCAGTCGATGATGTTACACGAAAAGGCAGTGTTTGGGAGGTTTTGAGTTGAAGCACTTggtcaatttaatattttttacgtTGAGATTATCACACAACTGTACGTATTTAATAATTGTATCGTTgaaattcttatatatatatatatatatagagagagagagagagagagagagagagttaataTTTGCATACCATTagaaaaaggattttttatCCTTGAATcatgtataaaatttcaattttgtcctattgttaatatagtatatatttttaatgcaCTTGTTTATATAATACTTACATGACACATTAAGACATATATACTATATCACAAAACCAAAACATATTGAGAGACATGACATGCATATTAGAATCAGAATGTTTCCtatttattttactaatgtTTTGAACATTAAACTCAtgtgtttctattttattttattgtctaACATGTTATTTCACCATTAACCCGCGATGCAATGCACAACTTGACTATTCATCTTCCAAATTTAGGTTGACgtataatttaaagtttaaagttgaaaatcatattttgatatttaaaaaataaaaaaggaaaccaCATTTATAATAATCCCCTCTAACTATCGTTAAGCctagataaataataataaaataaataaataataaaatcagtACCTTTAAGCCTATGTTGAGCCCAATAGTTGAGCCCAAAAAGCTATAGATGCCCAATTGCCTCACAAAAGGCCCAAACTTAATAACACGCCAAGCCTCAACATATACACATCAGTCTTCGACTCTGAGAGTTCGTCAACAGCGAAGAAGAAGAGCACCTCCATCACCATGGAAGCTCATCTCAGAGTCCGAGCAGCGTTACTTCTCTCAGTCTTAGCGCTTCTCTCACTGCTTGCCAGATCCTCCTCTCAGGAGATTCAGATCGTCAACGCTGAGCGCAGAGTAAGCTTGAAACTTCTCCAATTTCCCTTGCCAATTCGCAAAAATTATTCGGAGATTCTGAAatttataattagggttttgatttaTTCTTCTTAGCCATTTCTCTGGTTTGGaatatttatctttcttttattaagatttaagCTACGTTTGGTTCCCTATAAAATGTAGAGAAGATAAGAAATGCGTGCTACTGCAAATTGTaagaacagaaaacagaaaataaagaaggaaaCCCGTATTTCGGGTTCTAATTTGTATGTTTTGAATTTAGTTTCTTTGTTATTGGAAAACGGTAAGTTCATCATGATTTGAGCCTAAGTTTTTTTAATCTGTCCTGGTTGATCACCGTATTCCATTGTTACTGTGatacattttgtttatttggacAATTCTTTGTGTATTCATGTTGTGTTTGGTCTTCCCGAAAATGTAGGATAGAAAAATGCAAATATTAATGGTGACTACTTTTGTTAGAcataattcaaaacataaacTCGCTATGTTCGTGCTAAACAGGAGCTGAGATTAGGGACAGATGCACGGATTTTTTTCCATTGGGTGGCTAACTTGAATAGGAGAAACAATTCCATTGAGTTGCTGTTGGTCAATGGCTCTGTTTCTTCGGTTCAAACTTGAGATTAGGAAACACATTGTGTATTTCTATGATAGTTTGTTTTCCAAACAGTTTAGTTGGCAGCCCAGGTTGGACTGCCTTCCTTTTGATTCCATAGAGGAGGAGTAGGCCTCTTGGTTGGAGGAGCCATTTGAAGAGAGTGAGGTGCTTCCGATGGTGAAAGGTATGAACAGTGATAACCCTGATGGTTTTCCCATGGCTTTTTTCCAAGCTTGCTAGGAAGTGATCAAAGTAGATATTATGGGAGTGTTCCATGATTTTCACTCCATAAGTAAGTTTAAGAAAAGTCTTAAAGCCACGTTCATTGTTCTCATTCGAAGAACTCAGGAGCTATCAATGTTAAAGATTTTCGACCTATCAGTATGGTGAGTGGGGTTTACAAGATTGTTGCTATCTTTAGTCATAATGGTTTTACTTGGGTAATGCCTAGGAGAGTGGTTGACCTGTTTGCTTATTGTAGAGGGTTGCGTGGCAATCCCTAGAATGCAGTAgtggtgtatttggagggaAATAAATAATAGGAGTTTTGAAGACCATGAGAAGACGATGGCAGATTTAAAGTCCTTTTTTAATGCTCTTTTTCACTGGGCAGCTGCTTTAGACTTTCTTTATGTGCtttattttcatgattttttaaCCGTCTTTTTCTTTCCGGTTAGGTGttcctcttgtatacttctaTGTACATGAGTGCGCCTTTTGCACtgtttaatgatatttcgattacttgcaaaaagaaaaaggtaaaaacagGAGATGTGAAGCAAAAGCGATAAAATAAGAAATCTATATGAATTCTTTACCCTCCATTTTGTTTGAAATCTAAGGAAGGCTATATATTTGTTGATTATATCTGTAAAGGTTCATTTATAACGTTATTCTCAATTTATATTCTATTCCTGATATAGTTAATCATAACATTTTCATTGCAacgttggatattggatattatTCCAAGTAAAAGGAGTGATTTTCTTCCTCATATTAATTGTGTTGATATATCAATCTATGGGGGTAATTTTCTGAGTGATTTGCTGTTTAGATTTTCTTCGATTTCCTGAGCTCTGAATGCTCCTTTTTCTATTATTGCCATTACTAATTTGCTGATCATGCTTGCAGATTGACTTGACATCTCACATTGTTAAGGTTTTCCTAACCTTGAAGGTATTTCTTTCTAATGCTTCTCTGATTGAATTTACCATTTGACTATTTGCAATTTGTAATAACATGGCATTAGTGTCTAAAAGGTCTTTTTGAGATGTTGAAATCCTATTTAAGGGTTATAAAATGGGGGCCCTGGTTTTATGTACATGTCTTTGTCATGGTTTATATGGTTTGCAAATTGAAACGGtcattttacatatatatatattttgggccTATATCAAACTTTCTCATGATAACTCGAATTATAATATAGGTATATTACAAACTACCCCTTATGATTAGTGGCAATTCCATCCAAATTGACTGATTCTCCACATGAAGCATATGTATTGGATGAAATATGCAATTTAATCCTCAGCTAGCCCTTAGAATAGGCGGGAACTTAGttgtttctttccaaattcAAGAATAAAATTGTTCATCTACCTTTTTCATGAAGTTTTAAGTCTCATTGAGGGCCAACTGAAGactaaatttcattttttaagcgGCACATGCGGATTCCATGAATTTGCAAGTTGGAGTAGAATATATGACATTTTCATTTTACTCTAAAGCACAGGAAAGTTTAGTTATGGTTTCCAAAAGACAAACAGGTAATACGTAAATACGCTTAACCACAATGAGATACTTTGTAATGcctttgcgatttcaaaaacgcaatttttaaaatcgcgcTTATttaaaccgcaatcccaaacaaaccaCTTAAAGGATTTTTTCCTCTATTTGTATTGAGAAAACAAATAAAGgttaagctatatatatatttgcaaacCTCATGGTTTGGGAGCTCTTCTGTGATTTTCTCTACCAACTAAATCCCATAAATCCTATGTTTCATATATTCtagtgcttttcttttttcattaaacCCCACTGTAAGGGTCTTCCACTGGAGCTGCTTGTAAAGGTTGGATACCTGATCTGCCTGGCCGCTCCCAACTGAAACCGACCAAATTCAGTCAGTTTCGCCAGGGTCAGGTAAAAACTAGAGGTTCAAACATACATTTGGGTCAGAAGTCAATTTTAGGGGGTAGGTTTTCCAACCCCTGTCTGAcctccctcaatatatatagtttttttaggtattaaaCCCTAGCAGCCAACCCTCAGTTCCCCTTAGAccgaaaaaagaaagaaaaaaaaaaacggatgTTATTAGTCAGAATCTTGAAATGATAGTCTCAGTGAGAGTTGATATTTTAgtcattgaaaatatttcacattGCTATATAGCCTATGTTTCATGCTAGAAATTGCAAATATTTTGCTCTATATATCTGACTCATGGTTTCCTTTCAGGTTGAAAATATTGGGGCATCCCCTGCTTCAGAAATACTTCTTGCATTTCCTCCCACACAAGTCGATCATCTAGCACTTGTGAAAGCTCAAGCAACTGTTGGAAAacggaagaagaaaagttatttGCCCCTTGATGTAAACCCAACTGAGCTACCTGATGCACCAAATGGAACCAAGCATTTCTCAATATCTTTGCTCAATCCATTAAGCACTGGGGAAAGTGCAACACTGGAAGTGCTTTACATATTGACACATTCTCTAGAACCTTTTCCAGCAGAAATAAGTCAATCAGAGTCTCAGTTGGTCTATTATCGTGATAGTGCAATAATATTATCACCATATCATATTAAGCAACAAACGACTTTTTTTAAGACTCCAAGTACTAAATTGGAATCATTCACAAAAGTGGAACCGACCAACCGTGCTGGTACAGACCTAAAGTATGGACCATATGAAAATCATCCTCCATATTCGTTTTCGCCCATAATTGTTCATTTTGAGAATAACAATCCATTTGCCGTTGTTGAGGAGCTAGTCCGTGAAGTGGAAATATCTCATTGGGGAAGTCTTCAGATCACAGAGCATTACAAATTGAAGCATGCTGGTGCTCGACACAAAGGCGTGTTTTCGAGGTAGGGTTATTGCTCTGACACATATCTTTGTTGTAGTCTTTTGGAATTTTGTGCAAATGTTTTGTCCTTTATCACTATcatttggctatgattttgcaacttaagtttttgaacTCTCATTCagaatattatattaattgagAGAATGTCGTAGTAATATGTTTATACTTATCTTTGTTGACAATTTTtcctagaattttttttccttttcttttgctttttcaatCTTTTGTTTGGTAGCTCCTATAAAAGATGGAcatttcctttatatatatatatttcttctctTGGTCATTGTTTCATTCGAATTGTTCATACTTTTGAAGTTTCCTTTTGGTAGGGTTGAATATCAATCTAAGCCATCTTTCAGCGGGGTGCCATCATTCAAAAATCTTCTAGCAAGACTACCCCCTAGGGTTCACTCTGTATACTATCGAGATGAAATAGGGAATATCTCAACATCACATTTGCGTACTGATCCCTGGAAGGTAATGTGTGATCTCTTAACTTATAGTTCTATTCTAGAAGATTATTTGTATTACTTGTCTAAAGAATGCGTGCAACAGATAGTTTATTCTCTTTATTGATTAAATGTTAGGATAAAACGTACCTACATCATTCGTGATTTAATACAATTCTATTAATGCTCCCTTGGTTTCCAATTCTTCTAATCACACTGGCTGAGGTATCCAATTGGAAAACCCAACATCCCAGCATTTCCTATTGAAATCATTAAGGAGTTGATGAAAGTAGTTGATTAGAACAATTGGATATCATAAGAAACGtgattcaaaaaattaaatgccCATGGGGTATCAATGGAACTACATCAAACCACAAGagttgtaattgtttttttaccATAGAGTTTACCTAATTGTAAATGTTTGATTAGAAAGGAAGTTGGAAGCTATATGGTTTATTTCTAATTTAAACTAAAGGGTCTGTCTTTTGAGTAGCAAAAGTTGTATTGgaaatttggaaattttgagAACCGCGAGAGGACTTTGGTGGaaattaagtctttatttttcaacactttATATCTTTGGACAACTATTTATGGTACTCCTTTGGTGATtcgttatcatgattttcttgttcttttttcccctACTAGTTAGGAGGcatctcttttatacttcctgTATACATGGGGCGTCTTATGGCTTTAATAATGTCtctattacttataaaaaaaaaaaagtagcaaaAGTTGTATATCATAATTTTAGTCATATTGCctcaaaatcaatcttatcTTCATCAAGTTGTCTAATATTCCTTGTCCACTTTGGTCTTTTTGAGAGAATTGAATTGTACGTGGATAGGTAATCCAATCAATTGTTGCTTTTAGGGTAGCATGCAGCATTTTTGTAACCTGCTATGACTTCTTTGATCAACTTATATTCGTCTGCCTTCACTATTGAAAGTTTGACATGATAAGAATTGCAACTGAAGGCTTGCCAGAGTTTTCTGATGGTGTATTTCCATCTTCTTGATATGTTGGTCATATTTCAACTGGATAAGTGAtatattggtaaaaaaaaaattgaagatcacTTGAGGAAAGAGGAAAGcaatgtagaaaaaaaatatatctatgtaaagctcaccaaaaaaaaaaaaaaaggaagtaaaatgttTTTTCACATGTTGTGACTATACTTGTTCTTTACAGTCAGAACTTGAAATTGAACCACGGTATCCTTTATTCGGAGGTTGGAAGGCTTCATTTGTCGTTGGATATGGACTTCCATTGCAAGACTTCGTTTTCGAGTCACCTGATGGCAGGCGATACCTCAACTTCAGTTTTGGATGTCCTCTTGTGGAGACAGTGGTAGACAAGTTGACCATCAAAGTGGGTTTAGTAACTTGAGATTGCATTTACATTGTTATTGTCATATTTTTTGCATATATTGCTTCAAGGCTAATGTTCAAAATCTGGATGATAAATTTACAAAGTCCTACATTTCAGGTTGTGCTACCAGAGGGATCAAAAGACCCTTCTGCTGTGGTTCCTTGCTCAGTGGAGCAGCGTTTGGAGGTAACCCAACTTATCAATTCACACACAAAACACATTGGTGCAGAAACTCTCAACAGTGTGTCAACTCTTTTTCATCACGACATACATATGTAT
It contains:
- the LOC132188058 gene encoding F-box protein SKIP23-like; the encoded protein is MVDAFFQMVSSLPITPQHRAAWLMLPVPGDEEDDATHTRCFLNLAEKKLYKIKNVFEPFLDAWCVGSSHGCLILLDEKANPHLFNPFSNATIQLPSFPAQLKPAVPEVYFVEHLRKNFISKAVFLLDEDNKSAVVVVIYGTPSKLAFCNDVDNTWSDLGGTGTRGEEYSDIICYNNLLYALTDSGSVQVWDFRSGTPKQIMNFRPSGRSTVNVDMENFPRDKFSNRFYLVESSGDLLLVNRVFGNFVNSEGVAIDEAGLLDTEDTHPLVCPYRTKQFHVYKLDGIRNTWEKVESLPDRAMFLGGNHSLSLSTWDLHEGCESNTIYFTDDNWDQMNEDYLYGGHDLGQFNLASGNLQTGVQCCCLYSERMDPPPFWIIP
- the LOC132188328 gene encoding BTB/POZ domain-containing protein At5g03250-like yields the protein MACMKVGSKSEVFHLDGQTWICSTGLPTDVIIEVGERTFHLHKFPLLSRSGVLENVIGELSGEDEKCVLQLHDIPGGAKTFLLVAKFCYGVRIELTALNVVNLRCAAEYLEMTEDYGEGNLIAQTESFLNEIFGYWTDSIKALETCEEVLPHAEEVHIVSRCINSLAVKACADPSLFSWPMSGRSALEGPDGSVIWNGICTTAKPHTVSEDWWYEDVSFLRLPLYKRLILAVGSRGMKPERISGSVVYYAKRHLPLLGRQSSFQTGNSVAPGSTISALSDVDQRSLLEEIEELLPNQKGVTPTNYLLRLLRTAMILHASPSCLENLEKRVGAQLDQAALEDLLIPNMGYSVETLYDIDCIQRILDHFMLADHDSVDSTSNSIVYEGQLMGGCHSLTPMTMVANLVDGYLAEVAPDVNLKSPKFQSLAAVIPDYARPLDDGIYRAIDIFLKAHPWLTDSEREQICRLMNCQKLSLEASTHAAQNERLPLRVIVQVLFFEQLRLRTSVAGWVFVSDNLENSQNPSGNLALARNNVSAQAGATGNQLVAVDDMRERVSELEKECFGMKQEIEKLVKTKGGWNAILKKFAFKLKTKPYDPKASKPSSNSKASAASIAPLVNGGEHHDNGELLD
- the LOC132188203 gene encoding dolichyl-diphosphooligosaccharide--protein glycosyltransferase subunit 1B: MEAHLRVRAALLLSVLALLSLLARSSSQEIQIVNAERRIDLTSHIVKVFLTLKVENIGASPASEILLAFPPTQVDHLALVKAQATVGKRKKKSYLPLDVNPTELPDAPNGTKHFSISLLNPLSTGESATLEVLYILTHSLEPFPAEISQSESQLVYYRDSAIILSPYHIKQQTTFFKTPSTKLESFTKVEPTNRAGTDLKYGPYENHPPYSFSPIIVHFENNNPFAVVEELVREVEISHWGSLQITEHYKLKHAGARHKGVFSRVEYQSKPSFSGVPSFKNLLARLPPRVHSVYYRDEIGNISTSHLRTDPWKSELEIEPRYPLFGGWKASFVVGYGLPLQDFVFESPDGRRYLNFSFGCPLVETVVDKLTIKVVLPEGSKDPSAVVPCSVEQRLETKYSYLDIVGRTVVVLEKNNVVPEHNSPFQVYYNFNPIFMLAEPLMLASVFFLLFTASVAYLHVDPSIRK